In the Thermodesulfovibrio yellowstonii DSM 11347 genome, one interval contains:
- a CDS encoding methylenetetrahydrofolate reductase C-terminal domain-containing protein: MIITKKKDLKEIENFVENFNSFFLIGCSECATLCGTGDEDAILNLKEWLESQSKKVTGWMIAKTGCQILGTRRELVEYKEALNEAQCIMVLSCGAGTQTITEFFKEKPVIPLNDTLFIGNMRRFREFEEKCRACGECFLAITGVCIVTLCPKSMLNGPCGGYKEGKCEVNPLRKCAWIVAYEILEKRGFVEKFYEEILGPKDWSKSNSPREFKEK, encoded by the coding sequence ATGATTATAACTAAAAAGAAAGACTTAAAAGAGATTGAAAATTTTGTTGAAAATTTTAACAGCTTTTTTCTTATTGGGTGTTCTGAATGTGCTACTTTATGTGGCACAGGAGATGAAGATGCTATATTGAATTTGAAAGAATGGCTTGAAAGTCAGAGTAAAAAAGTAACCGGATGGATGATTGCAAAAACAGGTTGCCAGATACTGGGGACAAGAAGAGAGCTCGTTGAATACAAAGAAGCCTTAAATGAAGCTCAATGTATTATGGTTCTTTCATGTGGTGCAGGAACTCAAACTATTACAGAATTTTTCAAGGAAAAGCCTGTTATTCCCCTAAATGACACTCTTTTTATCGGCAATATGCGTCGCTTTAGAGAGTTTGAAGAAAAATGTCGTGCCTGTGGCGAATGTTTTCTTGCGATTACAGGTGTTTGTATTGTAACTCTATGTCCAAAATCAATGCTTAATGGTCCATGCGGTGGATATAAAGAAGGTAAATGTGAAGTTAATCCCTTAAGAAAATGTGCATGGATAGTTGCCTATGAAATACTGGAAAAAAGAGGATTTGTTGAAAAATTCTATGAAGAGATTTTAGGACCTAAGGATTGGTCCAAGTCTAATTCACCAAGAGAATTTAAGGAGAAATAA
- a CDS encoding methylenetetrahydrofolate reductase: protein MSNLRKRLMSGDFVITVEITPPKGPDITGMVKKLEELKTMVDAVNFTDNPSARMRLCSLAACKLSMDIGFEPVLQMACRDRNRLAIQSDLLGAHALGIRNLLVMTGDHPVWGDHREAKPVYDIDSSILVKLVGNLNSGLDINGNKLNGKTEFFCGAVVNPNAEPLMPQLKRFEQKLKMGAEFFQTQMIFEIEKLERFIDYSKKFNTKVIAGIVLIRTKKMLHYLASKVPGVVMPSWLIDKIERLNDEDVEKFGVDFAGSIILNLMERKLCDGVHIMAFSKVEEVKNLLDFLKIRM from the coding sequence TTGAGCAATCTTAGAAAGAGATTAATGAGTGGAGATTTTGTAATTACTGTAGAGATTACTCCACCAAAAGGACCTGATATAACGGGAATGGTAAAAAAGTTGGAAGAACTAAAAACAATGGTTGATGCGGTAAATTTCACTGACAATCCTTCAGCAAGAATGCGTTTATGTTCTCTGGCAGCCTGTAAGCTTTCAATGGATATAGGTTTTGAACCTGTGCTTCAGATGGCTTGTAGGGACAGAAATAGACTTGCAATACAATCAGACCTTTTAGGCGCTCATGCTCTTGGTATAAGAAATCTTTTAGTTATGACAGGAGACCATCCTGTATGGGGAGACCATAGGGAAGCAAAACCTGTATATGATATAGACTCTTCTATACTTGTTAAATTGGTGGGTAATCTCAACAGTGGATTGGATATAAATGGAAACAAACTGAATGGAAAGACTGAGTTTTTTTGTGGTGCTGTAGTAAATCCTAATGCAGAACCGTTAATGCCCCAACTAAAAAGATTTGAACAGAAACTCAAAATGGGAGCAGAATTTTTTCAAACCCAGATGATCTTTGAGATTGAAAAACTTGAAAGATTTATAGATTACTCAAAAAAATTTAATACAAAAGTTATTGCTGGTATAGTTCTTATAAGAACTAAAAAAATGTTACACTATCTTGCCAGCAAAGTGCCTGGTGTTGTTATGCCAAGCTGGTTAATAGACAAGATAGAAAGATTAAATGATGAAGATGTTGAAAAATTTGGAGTTGATTTTGCAGGCTCAATAATTTTAAATTTGATGGAAAGAAAGCTTTGTGATGGTGTTCATATAATGGCATTTTCAAAGGTGGAAGAAGTGAAAAACTTATTGGATTTTCTTAAAATCAGAATGTAA